A stretch of DNA from Candidatus Nomurabacteria bacterium:
ATTACTAGTTTTTTAAATTTTGGCTTTTTTGTTTTAACCTCAAATCCTAAGTTATTTATGCCACGAAGTTCATCGCGTTGCTCTTTTAATCTCTCGATAATTTGAGCATTAGTCTCTTGCGCATCCTGCTGAGCAATATTTAATTGCTCATGAGTGCCTGACTGGTTTTTTTGTGCAGTATTTACTGGTTCCACTTTTATTTAAGTTTAGTAAGTTGGTTTTATTAAGCTTAAGTTTAACAGAAATGTTATTTTTCTATCTAATAGTATTTACTTGGGTCAGTGTACAGATTATTGTGTTAGAATTCTAAGCTATATGGATTTGAATCAACTTGTTACTACAGTAGGTTTGCTCGGAATTTGGCTGATTTTATTTGCAGAATCTGGTCTTCTTTTTGGTTTTTTCTTGCCTGGGGATAGTTTGCTTCTTACTGCTGGGATTTTAGCTGCGGGAGGTAACTATTTTGGTATCATTCCTCTTTTAATAGTTTGTATATCGGCAGCAATTTTAGGTGATAGCGCAGGCTACGCTATTGGTGCTACAACTGGAAAAAAGATTAAAAATAATAAAAATAGCTTTATTGTTAAAATGGGCTATCTAAATGAGGCTGAAAAGTTTTATAACAAACATGGAGGCAAAACTATTGTTTTTGCAAGATTTGTGCCTGCGGTAAGGAGTTTCGTACCAATGGTTGCGGGTATGAGCAATATGCACTATTTAAGCTTTATTAAGTTTAATGTGATTGGTGGTATTTTATGGGGTGGTGGTGTAACTCTAATTGGATACTACTTTGGTAAAATTGATTGGGTACGCCGCTACTTTGAGTTAATTATTATTGGTATTATCCTAGCCTCTCTTATACCTGGCTTGTGGCATGTGGCGAGTACAAGAGAAAAACGTGCCAGACTAAAAACTAATATTTTAGCTGCCAAAAAGAGCTTAAAAGAGCACAGAATGAATAAAAAAGCTACTAAGAATAAGAAGTAATCTAAAAAATTATGAAAGCTACAACGATAAAAAAGAAGGTAAAACCGACTAAGCTACTTTGGATAGATCTAGAGATGACCGGTCTTGATACTGATACTGAGGTAATTACAGAAGTTGCTGCTTTAGTTTCTGACTTTAAGCTTAAAATTGAAGAAGAGTATGAAGCTGTTGTGCATTACTCAGAAGATGAGCTTCAAAAAAGATTTGATGCTGAAGAACAGGGTTTTTGGAACTCGATGCCAGAAGAACGAGATAAACTTAAAAAAGCATGCGCTAAGTCTAAAAAAAGTCTTAAAGAGATCGAAAAGGAGCTAATTAAGATTTGTAAAAAAAGCTTCCCTAAAGAAGAAAAGATTATTTTAGCGGGTAATTCTATCAGGGCAGATCGTGAATTTATTGAGAAATATATGCCAGATCTAACTTCTCTGCTCCACTACCGTATGTTTGATGTAACTGGGCTTAAAATTTGGATCGAAGGTAATGGCCATGAAGGGCGCAAAAAAGAAGAGCGTCATCGAGCGCTTTACGACATCCACGAGAGCATGGCTGAGCTTAAATATTACCTTGAGAAGGGCTGGATGAGGCTCTAGTATTTTAACTTGTAGCACTTAGGCTAAGCATAGTCCCTGCAGCATGTGTTAAAAGATTGGCGGCACACCCCATGTGCTCAGGTGGTATTGTGTGCGTTCTTGATGTCGCGACTACTTTTTGTCGTGTGGCACTTCTAGTGATTTGTATTGGGCAATTTGGGCAGCTCTCGTCTGTTTTTTTAATTTCTGCAATTTGGACAGATGGTGTCCATAGCTCTACTACCCCGCTCTTATGGAACAGCTCCCAAGCTAGACTGAGGCACTCAAGGGTTCTGGAAAGTTCGTAGACACTAACGACTTGGTCGCCTTCGCCTAAGTCTGTGACAATACGGACTTCCCCAAGGCTAGGTCTTCTCATATTGTTATTATTCTAACATAGAACAATGATGCAAGTCAATGTTTTTGTTGCATTTTATAGGCTTTGGTAAAATTAGAGGTAAATGACTCATGGGCAAGAAATTCGTGATTATCTACTAGCTAAACCAAATGCTTGGCTTGACTTCCCTTTTGGTCCAGAAGCCGAAGTTTACAAAGTTGGCGAGGGTGATAAAGCTAAGATGTTTGCAATAATACAATCTGGTAAAGATCCTGTTAACTTAAGTTTAAAGTGTGATCCTAACCTGGCTGAGCACTTAAGAGAGAAGTTTATAACGGTGATGCCTGGCTATCACTTAAATAAGAAGCACTGGAATACTATTGTCTGTTCTGGAGAGGTCTCTGAGCAGGATTTAAAAGATTTAATTGATCTAAGCTATAGATTAGTCACTGAATAAAATTATTGGACAATTATATCTTTTTTGGTATAATTTGTACCTAGGTTTTGCCCAAAGACAGTAGCCAGAGCAAGTTAATAAATTTTTTTATAACAGCTTAAGAAGTACTACCGAGGGTCTGAAATTAAAAATGTTTGTATAAAAATTAGTAGCACAAGTTGTTTGACTAGTTCTGCTATAATAAAAATGAACAAACTTTTTAAATAAGGTTTTTCAGATTCAAAAGAGTCATTGGCATTTGCGAGAGCCAACGACTCTTTTTAATTTAACAAAATCCTGCGCACTACTCTTTTTAAAAGAAAAGGGTCGGCTAGTGTTTAAAAAAATAAAGGTATAAAGTTTTATGGCTTTAACAAAAGAACAAAAAGATGCGGTTGTTGCTGAAGTTACAGAACTTCTTACGACTAGTAAGATGACTGTAATCTGTGAGTACCAAGGGATGAGCGTTGCTCAGGCTCAAGAACTCCGCAGAAATGCATTACAAAATGGTAGCAGCGTAAAAGTTGTTAAGAATCGTCTTTTAAGGCATGCGGCTTCTAAAATTGAATCTTTAAAAGATCTTGATTTAAGTGGTCATGCTGGTCAGCTAATGTACATCTTCAATCCTGAAGATGAAGTAGCAGCAGCTAAGCTTGCCAATGAATTCGCTAAAAAGAACCCCGAGCTTAAACTCGTGGCTGCATTTAGTGATGAAGGCGTTCTTATGGACGAAGCTGGGGCTAAGGCTCTTGCTGCTCTACCAAATAGACAAGAAATGCTTGCCACTCTAATCAATACTCTTAAGGCTCCGGCTAGAGGTGTGGTTAGTGGTCTTTCTGGTAACTTGGGCGGGTTAGTCCAGGCACTTGAAGCTAAAGCAAATTAAGTAAATAAATAACTTAAGGAATTAAATAATAATATGGCAGATGTTAAAAAATTAGCAGATGAGCTTGTTAAGCTTACTGTTTTAGAAGTAAAAGAATTAAGTGACATCTTAAAAGATGAATACGGTATTGAGCCTGCTGCAGCTGCTGTTGCAGTTGCTGGGGCTGCTCCTACAGCTGGTGGTGATGAAGCTGGTGGTGATGAAGCTAAGAGTGACTTTACTGTTATGTTAAAAGATGCTGGCGCTCAAAAGGTTGCAGTTATCAAAGCAGTTAAAGAAGCTACTGGTTTAGGTCTCGGTGAGGCTAAGGCTATCGTAGATGAGGCTCCTAAGGCCGTCAAAGAAGGCGTACCAAAGGAAGAAGCTGAGGCTATGAAGAAGGCTCTAGAAGAAGCTGGTGCTACTGTTGAGCTAGTTTAGTTCTTACTAAATTACTTAAACTAAAAGATCCTAGATTTTGTCTGGGATCTTTTTTGGTTATAATTAAGCTTATGATTGATGTTTTAATGGTTGGTTTTGCTGTAATGTATGCTCTGAGCGCTTATCTCAGAAAGAGTACAATCGGCGGGGCTGTCTTTGGTCTATATGCTGGTTTATTCTTTAATACCCAGTATAACTCTAGCTTTGTTACTTGGATATCACGTCATGGTGTTGAGGGTGACGCTAGTTTTTTAAATGCTGCCGTGGCTCTTTTCTTTATACTCTTCCCTACTATCTTAGCTTTACTTAATTTTAGGAGCTCTCGAGGTCATTTAGTCCTGAGATTAGGGCTATCAATTCTCTTAGGTGTATTAACGGGTTATTATGTAGGTATTGTCTTGGGATCCACAAGCAGTCTGAATGGTTTATCCACTGGTCCGATTTATGATTTTGTAGAGAGTTTTATAACACCAATAGGTGTAGTTGCTATGGGGCTAGGAATGGCAGATATAGTAATGGGTAAGAGTAAGAAAGCTAAGGAAGAATAAACTTAAGCGTCTTGATTTTAAACTGTAAAGGGTGTATCTTTTAAGTAGGTATTAGTTTAGGTGCAAGACACCAGGATTTAGAATGAAAAACAAAAAGCTCAAAAAAAATAAATCTAGAAATAAATTGGTTGCGACAATTGTTGTAGCTTTACTCCTTTGTGCTACTATAGCGTACGTGACATTCTTTAGGGATAACTCATCTGAGGTAAGTCAGCAGGAGCAACAAACTGCTGAGCAAGCCGACGTAGATTCTGCTAAGCAACGGGTTGAGGAAGAATCTCAAAACGAACCACTTAAGGATAACGAACAATCCGCTGAGGATAACTCCACTACTCAATCTGCTGAGCCAATAATGTTAAGCAATTTAAGCTTTAGTCAGTCGGATGGGATGGTTAGGGCAAGCGTTGAGGTTTCTGGCATGACTTCTGGTGATTGTAGCTTTATATTCACCGATAGTGACGGGCGTGCTATTACTAAGGCTGCTCAAGTATCTGCTGGCAAATGCTCGCTCAGTGCTCCAGAAGTGGAATTTACCAATATCGGTCAATACTCTTTAGTAGCTAAGGTTAAAGATAAATCTATATCAAAGACTATTAATATTGATTAAAATAACTATGGATATTAGAAGAAAGAGACTTAGTTTTGGAGGTATAACGTTATTTGTTGTCCTTTTATTAAGTGTTTTTAATTTTTCTCCAAAAACAAATGCTTTAAGTGGGTCTGAGTTTAACGCCGGGAGAATCATTGACGATGCAGTTTTCTTCAATTCTAACTCGATGAGTGTGGCAGAGATTCAAAGCTTTTTGAATAATAAAGTTACTTGTGACACTAACGGTTCTAAAATGACCGGGGGTATAACTAGGGCTCAGTACGCTGCTCAAAGAGGTTGGCCAACTGTCTTTACTTGTTTACCTCAGTATAGGGAGAACCCTTCCACACACGAAAATAATATTGGTAACCCAAATTACAACCCACCAGGTTCTCATAGCGCTGCTCAGATTATTTATAATGTTAGCTCAGATTGGGGAGTAAGCTCAAAAGCTCTAATCGTACTACTTCAAAAAGAACAAGGGTTAGTTACTGATGAGTGGCCAGTACCTCGACAATATCAAATAGCTACTGGTTATGGTTGCCCTGACACCGCACCGTGCGATGAACAGTATTATGGATTTGTAAATCAATTGACTAAGGCAGCATATCAATTCAAAAGATATGTTCAGAATTCGTCTGGGTATAGATACAGGGCTGGTCAAGTTAACTCGATTTACTGGTCCCCAACTACTTCTTGTGGTGCCAGCAATGTATATATTGAAAATGGCGCTACGGCAGCGCTATATAACTACACACCATATAGACCAAATCAAGCTGCATTGAATAATTTATATGGCACGGGAGATGGGTGCTCAGCTTACGGAAATAGAAACTTCTGGAGATATTTTAGAGACTGGTTCGGGACTGTAAGTGCCGATCCTTCACTCTATAGCGCAGTAGTAAAGGATGTCCGAGATGGTAAGATATATTTGGCCACTTATTCAAGGTTGCATTATATACCGTCACAAGAAATCGCAGATGCATGGGGGATAGATTTGGATTCTGCCCAAGAGCCACCTTTAACTTACTTTGCAAGTCGGTCTGTCGGACCTAATATAGTTAACTTGGCTAAAGACCGATTTGGGAATGTTTTTGTGATGGATGGAGGTGAGCGACATTATGTACAAACCTCGGGAGTGGCTGCATTATGGGGTTTAAATATCCAGGACTCTATACAAGCTGATGGATTTATTAATTCTGCTAGAGATGGGAGATGGCTCTCTAAATGTGTTGGTGTAATCGGGGGCTCTGATGGTTGGATTGGGGATACGAATGTCCGCCACTTGATTGGTTCCTCAGTAGCAAAAGCTTGGGGGTGTAATTCTGCTACTGGCATGTACGCATCGACATCTTTTGTTGAGCGTTTGCAACCCGGCGGAGCACCAGGTAGGTTCGTGCAATTTCAAGGCAAGCGTTATCTTGTGGAGGCTGGTTCGTTGTGGTCTTCAAGTGACAATAATGTAGTCTCTTGGTATAACGCAAGTGGTGATAGCTACTTCAACTGTAGTCTTGATTTGTGCTCAACCTTGCCAAAAAAAGATTTAAACTGGTTAGCTGAGGATATTAGCACTGGGAGGTGGTATGTAATCGAGGCTGGTAAAAAGCGTTATGTTAAAAACGGCAAAATAGCAAAAGCTTGGGGATTTGAGAATTTTAGTCCTAGATCTCTGCTTAGTAATGACTTGCTAGATACTTTAGCTAATGGAGCTGATTTAGGATTGTCTGCAAGATCTACTGCACCGGTTAGGTATTATATTTTGGGCGGGGATACAAAGCACTACATCCCTAATCAGACCGCTATTGATGAATGGGTTCCAGAAGGCGAAGCTATAGATTCTATAGATGTTGCGGTGTTAAATAAGTATGTCGATGGAGATTCATTAAGCTCGCCTGTCTCTAAAGACACGAACGGTCAGTACTACATTCTACAGGGAGGGGTTAAATACCCAATTGAATCTAGAAAAGTAAGTTCTTGGTCAGATAATCCTATTAATGTCGCTACAAAGCAAGTAGAGAGTATGGATACTGGAATTAGTATTGGAAACATAGTCTATTATGACGTAGGTGGGCAAAGACAGTATTTTGCAGTAATTGATAAAAAAAGGTATCAGGCAAACTATAATCAAGTAAAGAATAGTTGGGCTCTGGATCAAGCCATAAGAGCTAAGCCTTCTAGCCTAGATCGGTATGCACTCCAATCTGCACCTCTTAGCCCTTTAGTGCGATTATCTGGTAAAGTCTATAGCCTATCTAATCTAAAGAAGAAGGAGCTAAACCAGTACATCTTAAATAGAATAGACTCATCAAAAATACTCGATTTGAGTAGTGATGTGTTTGACAATAGTACATTACCTCAAGGGTCATCTTATTTATTGAAAGACAATGGAAGTAGCAATATTTGGCTAGTATCTACTAAAGGTAAGGTTTTACTTACAAGTACTGCTCAAGCACTTAATCTAGGATATATATCAATGGGTCAAGAGTTTAACCAATTAGATATAGAGACTATAAATTTAATTCCAAATGATAACACCGTTCCATCATTAGTAGTTAGATCACCAAGTGGTTCGATGAAGCTAGTAAGTTTTGGTGGTGGGTTAGGATTTGGAGATGCGGACACTGCACTTGCCTATATTGGAGTGTCTGGTAGCGTAGTGGATGTTTCACAAAGTATATTTGATTCATACGGTTTCCCTCGTAATGCAACAAGACTTATACGAGATGATGCAGGAAAAGTATATTGGCTTGAGGGTGGTAAAAAGCGATGGATATTGAATGGTGGTCTACTTGGAACGAGGTTTAACGGCATAACACAAACTTACTTACATAGTACAGTTATGACTTTGATACCTGATGGAACTGTATTAAATTAAAAGAGAAGATCTAGGCCTTACTCCCCTACTTTTCTGAGTTTTATGTAGAACTCATAATTCTCTTTACCTGGTAGCGCTTTTTCTTTTAGGATGTACTTCCATTTCTTTTTTGTTGAGTTAATATATTTTATTACTTTATTAAACTCGTGCTCGTTCCATACATGATAATGCATTGAATGCTGATCATCTGTAATACTCTTGATTGCTAGATCATATACCTTTTTTAAGTCTTTTATTTTATTTGTGTGGGCGTAAAATTCGACTACATGAAGGGCGTCTCTATACCTAGAAGGACTTTTATTATCTTCTACCAAGTGTTCAAGCTGTGTCGCGGGCCTTGTTTTATCTAAGGTCCTTTCTCGTTTCGGTACAATTAACACTAGCTCCCCGCCTTTTTTGAGTTTATCCCAGGCTGTATTCATTGCCCCTATAGGATCTCTGACGTGTTCAATTACATGTGATGCGATTATAAAGTCTAGGCTCGAGTTCTTAATGCCCTCCATTTTGTCAAAATTAGTATGTATATCAGTGGGAACATATTCAAATAAGCTGGTTGAGTAGAGTTCAGATTCAAGCTGTTCCTTATTGAAGAGGTCGGCGTATAATATTTTAGTGCCTAATGGAATTGGCAGAGGGTTTGCTGCTGCTCCAAACTCTACTCCTTTGCCAGTTAGCCCTTGAGTAATAAATTGACGCATGAAGTTCATGTCTCTGTTCATTTTTTTCATTTTAGGATCCAAAATGATTGGAGTTGGCGCTCCATAAGGATAATTTAAGGCTTCTTGTTCAGTGATCTCCTGAATATCTTCGGGCCATCTATAACCTGGTTTATTTCCTAGAGTCGAAAGGATATTAATGTCTCGTAACCATCTACGCCTACCTTGGTCAATTAAGTAAACCTTACCGGCCAGCATCCCCTTACCATTCTTAACTCTGACTAGCATATGTATTATTTTTTAATAGCAGAATACATTAAATTAGAGTCATTCTTAGAGCCACCGCCAAAAAACTTTACATCAACATTTTTATACCCATTATCTTCCAGAATCTTCTTAAGTGATTTTTTGTTGAAAAGGACAATGTGATCAGTGGGATCATAAATGTCTTGTTCGCTTACCTTCCAATGATCACTGTCGATGTTTGGAGTAGTCCCAAAAAGTAATCCACCTTTTTTCTGAATCTTTCTAATACTTTTCAATGCTTTTTGGATGTCATAAAAATGCTCTATAACCTCAACCATAACTACGCAATCAAATTTGTCACCTTTTAGCTTGTAGTTTTCTATCAAAGAAGTATCTACAGGAAGTTTAAATACCTTTTTAGCCCAACTAGCTGCAGGCTTGCTTAGTTCTAAGCTAAATGTATTCCAACCTCTTGAAAAAAGAGTATAGCTTAACATGCCAAGTCCTGAGCCAATCTCTAACAATCTTCCATGAGGATTGCCAACTTTAGATCTGTAAGCGTGATCTATCTCTCCGGCCATGTAGCGAGTACCTTCTGGGTTAATAATTGAGAGGTATCCTTCTGGGTCATCCAAATAAGTTTCGGGACTCTTTGAGTTTAAATGGCGAGTGGTAGAATATATAGTTCCACACTCTAAGCATTTAGCATATCTTTGTTTTCCAATGACTCTGAAATCCTTATTTCTGTTATTACCACAAACATCACAAGTCTCATTTGATTTCTTCACTTTTGTCAGACCCTTTTTTATCATAATTCTATCCTTTTATCTTATTTATAACTTCCATGACTGCGTCTTGGTAGCGCTTTTCACCATAATCTTTAGCTTGTTTGAGTCCATTTGATATGAGCTTTTCCCTTACCTTATTATCATTTAGTACGTTGAATATTGAATTTGCTATTTCTGTAGGGCTATTTCTGCTAATTATACAGTTTTGGTTATTCTTGTATAGATCTGACCAGTCACTGCTTTTGTTATCGTTGATAACAACTGGTACACCTGACGCCATCATTTCTAGAGGTATTACACCTGGATGTTGGCTGAACATAAGAAATAGGCATGCATCAAACGAGGAGTAAAAATCTTTTAGATCAGTATAAGGGACTTTACCAGCAACTGATAGTCCTTTTTCTTCCAGCTTGTAACTTTTTGAGTAGCTCTGAGCCCCGGCAATTACTATCTCGATATCATCTCCTAGTTTGGTTTTTAATTTAGTTAGTGCTGCTATTCCTAGCTCAAATCCATTCCGGGGCGAGTCTGGTCTTCCATAAAACATTACTCTCTTTACTTTTTTATTTGCATAGAGTGGTGCGCTCTGTGCTTTTGATTTAGTGTGATTTATATAATCACTTAAATCAAGCAACGAGGGTAAATAAGTAGAGTCATTATTTTTATTGTATTGTTCATATCTAGTGCCGAGAGCTTTTGTTCCCGCTAAAGCTAGATACCCAAAATCGTAAGTTGCTTCTGACATTGCCGATAAAGTACCTTTGGGGTAGAAATCAGGCTCCCAGTCTTGAAGGATGTAGCATTTTCGTTTAGTTTTATTGTATTTGAGCATGTCGTAAGCAGTTGTCCATAAGGTGCAGATGGCGATGGTAGAGCTTTCTATATCTATGGTGCTTGAGTTTCTGCTAGCGATGAATCTGGAATCCTTTAATGCAGGGAATTGCGATATAACAAGTTTTTTTGGTATCTTTATGCTCACATTCGAATTAAGTATGAAGGTATGCCTTGTTTCTTCTCGCATAGTTAGTTCGTTAGCTAAAGCGAAAATATTTTTAAGCCCCGCATACAAACTTTCGAACATCGGAATAAACCAAATAGCAGAGTCTATACTGCTTATTTTTCCTGTTGAATTAGCAGCTTTTATGCTCAAATCTATATCTTCTTGAGAGAAATCGTATTGGGCAGAAAGGTTATTAGCTTCATTTTGGTACTGTGATTGGTCTTCATCATTATTACCCTGAATTTCTGAGAAATAAGGTCTCAAATCAGCACCTTTTTGGAGATTTTTTAAGAACTGTTCTTTTCGTGAATCACTTGTGATATTTCGTTCGTCAAACTGTGGTCCACTGAGTAGTAAGGATAGATTAGGGTTGAAGTAACCATCTCCAATAGTTTTACTGAAGTATTTCTCAGCAAGTTTGACAACTGAAAGAGATGGGGCATCTTCCTGTCCAGAAGTTTCTTTTTCAATATTTAAAGTTACGTATGGTGTAGAGACTATCCTAAAATCTGAAGCTCGCAACAACAAGTTAATCTTCCAGAAAATGTCGAGTACGCTATCAGTCTCTTCGCAATAAAGATCTTTGTTTATTTTTGATAAAGCTGAGGATTTAATTAAAGAGAAAAATGGTGATCCAGCGGATGTGTTTCTGACCCACTCATGAAATCCAAAGATGGAAGGTGTGTAGGTGCCTTCTGAATATATTGGACCAAAGAGAGACCTAAAGCCTAGAATCCTGCCAACATCAAATAAACCTCCATTATGATCTTTGATATGAGGGCTTGCAACAGCAACCTCGGGTATACTTAGCCATCCGGCTACTTCGTGAATCTGTTGGGTGCTTATTTTAGAATTTACATTTGAGTTAAGCACCAGTAGGTCTTGATCGGGTTTTTTATCTCTTATTGAAGATAAAAACTTTTTACCATCACGGGAATCTATTGTTACTACGCTGTAATCAAAATTAACTCCTTTAAGTTGCTTTGAGAGCCTTTCTTTAGAGGTGGTATCGTCAAGATCAGTTATGAAAAGTATAAGGATTTTTTGATTAACCCTTTGATTCTTCCAATGTAAGTTTAAAAAACCATCTTTTGTATGTGTAACGGTAACATCTAATCCAGCTTTTTTTGCAGAGTAAGTAATTGCGTTTCTTTGGCCTTCTAATGCATATGGCTTAGCCATTATTGAGTGCGCAGTGGAGGTCTCTAGGACTCTCCAATGGTATAGAACTTTCGGTATGTGGCCAACTTTTTTTGATACCTTAATCAATCTAAGGAATAAATCCCAATCTTGCGCTCCATCTGTGTTAGTCTGCCAGCCACCAATTTTTTTTATTAGGGAGTGTTTAAAGACATTGAGATGAGTGAGATAGTTAGAATTAAACATTATCTCTGGAGACCAATCTGGTTTAAACATCGGCTCGTAATGTCTCCCATTTTCGTCTATTTTATCTTTGTCAGAATAAATAAAGTCATAATCATCTTCGTTTATCATCTTTGCGTTTTCGTATAATGCATCAGGTGAAATTAAATCATCATGATCGAGAAGGGCTATATAGTCCCCAGTAGCCTGTTCTAAGCATGCGTTTGAGTCGGTCGCAATTCCTCCGTTAGTAGGCATGAATCGTACTTTAATACGGTTATCTATCTTTTGGTATTTCTTTAGTAGAGCAATAGATTCTTCATTCTGGGCAACTTCAGCAATGCAGAGTTCAAAGTATGGATAAGTTTGGTTTAATACGGATTTAATCAGATCCTCAAGCACGTCTGTAGGGGGCTTATACACAGGGGTTATTATGCTTATGACTGGTTTCTTTTTAAAGTTTTTAGATTCTTCTCTTTGAGTATTTAGATCTCTGTCCGACAATGAATTATCTATTCGCCATGTCTGGTATGCCTCATTCATATCGTTAATTTTGTTAGTTGGCGCGTTTTGATTAACAATCAGTTTATTTTTTACTGCGTACATAAAGCCTGTTAGGCCTTCGCTGCTCAGTTTTCTGGTAACCTTACTAACTGCTCTAGTAGGGTTCTTAATCACATTCTTTGTAAGTAATACAATTCTCTTGGCTTTGGGTCTCATATATTTATTATTGAATTTATTTCTTTATCTTTTTTACAAGATTTATGGTCGACTCTGACAAAGGGATTTTTTTTAGTGCCGCTCTATGATTAAAAATATGTCTCTCTAGCTCATTATTTCGATCTTTTAGTCTTTCGATTTCTTCTTTGAGCGTTTCAAACTTTTGCTCTACAAGACCTTTCTCATAACTTAGAGATCCTAAAGTTTTCTTGGCTTCATAAATCGCTTTAGTTTGCGTCATAACAAGTTTAGCAATAATAATAGAGTAAAGCATCTCATAATCTAGGTAGGAACTATTACTTATTGATTTTATTTTTATTTCTGGTAGTTTATTTTGTGAGGCAATGATTATTTTTCTGTATCCTTGGTCTGTAAAGAAACTTGACGGCTTTTTCTCAAATTCTGTATTAAATTCAGTATTGATAGCTTCTATCGTAGCTTTTTTAATCTGCTCACTTGAAGCTGTAGCTAAGTTTGCAAATGCTGAGGCAAGCCAAAAATTAAATGGTAATGTAGCTACAGAGTTAGTCTTCCAGCCAGCCTTGTCAAAATAATTTCTGATTTTGTCTAAATTTGGTTTTTTACATTCAAAATGTTCTAATAGCCAATCCTGATCAACTCCAAATAGCTCCTTATTTATGGAATTTAATGAATGTTCAAATTTGTCGGTTTGGAAATCGTCATAGGGACCAGCAATAATTACAGCTTCTTTTGTTAGTTGAATAGCAGATTCAATAACTGATCTTTTATTTGCATCACCTGAAACATGTTCGAGCATATCTATCATAATCGTAAAGTCGAATTTTTTATTAAGCTTTCTAGCTTCTTCCCCCGTAGATTGTATATAGGTAATCTTGCTATTCAAACCAGCTGGCTTTGGCCTTGGGTCTACTATTGTTAATTCAAAGGCAAAGCCACTTTCAATAAGGAAGTCATAAATAA
This window harbors:
- a CDS encoding VTT domain-containing protein — translated: MDLNQLVTTVGLLGIWLILFAESGLLFGFFLPGDSLLLTAGILAAGGNYFGIIPLLIVCISAAILGDSAGYAIGATTGKKIKNNKNSFIVKMGYLNEAEKFYNKHGGKTIVFARFVPAVRSFVPMVAGMSNMHYLSFIKFNVIGGILWGGGVTLIGYYFGKIDWVRRYFELIIIGIILASLIPGLWHVASTREKRARLKTNILAAKKSLKEHRMNKKATKNKK
- the orn gene encoding oligoribonuclease; this translates as MKATTIKKKVKPTKLLWIDLEMTGLDTDTEVITEVAALVSDFKLKIEEEYEAVVHYSEDELQKRFDAEEQGFWNSMPEERDKLKKACAKSKKSLKEIEKELIKICKKSFPKEEKIILAGNSIRADREFIEKYMPDLTSLLHYRMFDVTGLKIWIEGNGHEGRKKEERHRALYDIHESMAELKYYLEKGWMRL
- a CDS encoding MmcQ/YjbR family DNA-binding protein; translation: MTHGQEIRDYLLAKPNAWLDFPFGPEAEVYKVGEGDKAKMFAIIQSGKDPVNLSLKCDPNLAEHLREKFITVMPGYHLNKKHWNTIVCSGEVSEQDLKDLIDLSYRLVTE
- a CDS encoding 50S ribosomal protein L10; this translates as MALTKEQKDAVVAEVTELLTTSKMTVICEYQGMSVAQAQELRRNALQNGSSVKVVKNRLLRHAASKIESLKDLDLSGHAGQLMYIFNPEDEVAAAKLANEFAKKNPELKLVAAFSDEGVLMDEAGAKALAALPNRQEMLATLINTLKAPARGVVSGLSGNLGGLVQALEAKAN
- the rplL gene encoding 50S ribosomal protein L7/L12, which encodes MADVKKLADELVKLTVLEVKELSDILKDEYGIEPAAAAVAVAGAAPTAGGDEAGGDEAKSDFTVMLKDAGAQKVAVIKAVKEATGLGLGEAKAIVDEAPKAVKEGVPKEEAEAMKKALEEAGATVELV
- a CDS encoding methyltransferase domain-containing protein encodes the protein MLVRVKNGKGMLAGKVYLIDQGRRRWLRDINILSTLGNKPGYRWPEDIQEITEQEALNYPYGAPTPIILDPKMKKMNRDMNFMRQFITQGLTGKGVEFGAAANPLPIPLGTKILYADLFNKEQLESELYSTSLFEYVPTDIHTNFDKMEGIKNSSLDFIIASHVIEHVRDPIGAMNTAWDKLKKGGELVLIVPKRERTLDKTRPATQLEHLVEDNKSPSRYRDALHVVEFYAHTNKIKDLKKVYDLAIKSITDDQHSMHYHVWNEHEFNKVIKYINSTKKKWKYILKEKALPGKENYEFYIKLRKVGE
- a CDS encoding class I SAM-dependent methyltransferase — protein: MIKKGLTKVKKSNETCDVCGNNRNKDFRVIGKQRYAKCLECGTIYSTTRHLNSKSPETYLDDPEGYLSIINPEGTRYMAGEIDHAYRSKVGNPHGRLLEIGSGLGMLSYTLFSRGWNTFSLELSKPAASWAKKVFKLPVDTSLIENYKLKGDKFDCVVMVEVIEHFYDIQKALKSIRKIQKKGGLLFGTTPNIDSDHWKVSEQDIYDPTDHIVLFNKKSLKKILEDNGYKNVDVKFFGGGSKNDSNLMYSAIKK